The Balaenoptera acutorostrata chromosome 15, mBalAcu1.1, whole genome shotgun sequence genome contains a region encoding:
- the ZNF597 gene encoding zinc finger protein 597 isoform X2 produces MGAWEPNGGAVFRSVPKSLWRLEDTTTPQDGIHTPCNRGPGGEGKIEINQKLRLESMGLEELALEKYSIAVPLVYYPENSSEHGVGNLERKMSGRTPAFKKRFISLLVTIENHTPLIELSQCLGTRALSEILEFPGEEAKNSYKCPECDQSFSDSSYLVLHQKMHSGEKKYKCGDCGKIFNHRANLRTHQRIHTGEKPYKCAECGSSFRQHSHLSRHMNIHVKEKPYTCGICGRGFMWLPGLAQHQKTHTAKKACGKYFGQKTNLALPEKRHGSASQHPCSPSGKRFGQPSHLALPERGHEDNPEHCSDCGENLLSFSKFEPLKCPECSMTFLRISELISHQSIHRGEKPHKCKPCAESFISDSELACHQKNHTGEPFKCTVCGKSFRLKTHLIVHQQTHAQNTT; encoded by the coding sequence GAGGAGAAGGCAAGATTGAGATTAATCAGAAGCTAAGGCTAGAATCTATGGGACTCGAAGAGCTTGCCCTAGAAAAATACTCCATTGCTGTGCCCCTTGTCTATTACCCAGAAAATTCCTCTGAGCATGGAGTTGGAAACCTTGAAAGGAAAATGTCAGGTAGAACTCCTGCTTTCAAGAAGAGGTTCATAAGCCTTTTAGTTACCATTGAAAACCACACCCCTTTGATAGAACTATCTCAGTGTTTAGGAACCAGAGCACTTTCTGAAATTCTTGAATTTCCCGGGGAAGAAGCCAAAAATTCATACAAGTGTCCTGAATGTGACCAAAGCTTCAGTGATAGTTCATACCTTGTTTTGCATCAGAAAATGCATTCAGGAGAGAAAAAGTATAAATGTGGTGACTGTgggaagattttcaatcacagaGCCAACTTGAGAACACACCAGAGAATCCACACCGGCGAGAAACCATATAAGTGTGCCGAGTGTGGCAGCAGCTTCCGCCAGCACTCACATCTGTCTCGGCACATGAATATCCATGTAAAGGAGAAACCCTACACCTGTGGCATATGTGGAAGAGGTTTCATGTGGCTCCCAGGATTGGCACAGCATCAGAAAACCCACACTGCCAAAAAAGCCTGTGGTAAATATTTTGGTCAGAAAACAAATCTGGCTTTGCCTGAGAAAAGGCACGGGTCAGCCAGCCAGCACCCATGCAGTCCGAGCGGGAAACGCTTTGGGCAGCCCTCACACTTGGCCCTCCCCGAGCGGGGCCACGAGGACAACCCTGAACACTGCAGCGATTGCGGGGAAAATTTGCTTTCGTTCTCAAAATTCGAACCCTTAAAGTGTCCTGAGTGTTCGATGACCTTTCTTCGTATCTCTGAGCTTATCTCCCATCAAAGCATTCACAGAGGGGAAAAGCCCCATAAATGCAAACCCTGTGCAGAAAGTTTTATTTCGGACTCAGAGCTTGCATGCCACCAGAAGAACCACACAGGAGAACCTTTTAAATGTACCGTGTGTGGGAAAAGTTTCAGGTTGAAAACACATCTCATTGTCCATCAGCAAACCCATGCGCAAAACACCACGTAA